One Punica granatum isolate Tunisia-2019 chromosome 3, ASM765513v2, whole genome shotgun sequence genomic window carries:
- the LOC116200521 gene encoding uncharacterized protein LOC116200521, translating to MRGLVHGVNGGLLSMVAIIMGVGTMVTDRMSVMNASLSSFVGGALALAIRELLKAYSNRVTMMALREIHLPRDKEELVDLSGARRPPAPATDGLPRPWLVATLQGLELPTGRVEKSSVVHSCIRVVGFGLLLMAFSFAIDWFDNRVGSY from the exons ATGCGAGGGCTAGTTCATGGCGTAAATGGAGGATTACTGTCCATGGTGGCTATTATCATGGGCGTCGGCACCATGGTCACCGATCGGATGTCGGTCATGAATGCCAGCTTATCAAGCTTCGTCGGAGGAGCTCTGGCGCTGGCTATCAGGGAACTCCTGAAGGCCTACTCGAACAGAGTCACAATGATGGCTCTGCGCGAGATCCACCTACCTAGAGACAAGGAAGAGTTGGTCGATCTCAGTGGAGCTCGACGGCCTCCGGCTCCAGCAACTGACGGGTTGCCACGCCCTTGGCTAGTAGCAACTCTGCAGG GATTGGAGCTGCCAACGGGACGTGTGGAGAAGTCCTCTGTCGTCCATTCCTGCATCCGAGTCGTTGGATTCGGCTTGCTCTTGATGGCATTCAGCTTCGCAATTGATTGGTTCGACAATCGGGTTGGGAGCTACTGA